In Mytilus trossulus isolate FHL-02 chromosome 14, PNRI_Mtr1.1.1.hap1, whole genome shotgun sequence, a genomic segment contains:
- the LOC134698136 gene encoding zinc finger CCHC domain-containing protein 10-like has product MTSFTFRPPTFRKSLPSADEYKCQKCLEKGHFTFECTGKRKYVHRPSRTKEMIKKMKKDEELEKEMKLKELMKQNPEKKQRKKKKKRSSSTSSESSSSSSSSSSSSSSDSDTSSSSDSDSDSSSSSSSSSSSSSDSSSDESVKKRSKKKKRRKSS; this is encoded by the exons ATGACTTCTTTTACGTTTCGACCACCGACATTTCGTAAAAG CCTACCCAGTGCAGATGAATATAAATGTCAGAAATGTTTAGAGAAGGGccattttacatttgaatgtACTGGGAAAAGAAAATATGTACACCGTCCATCcagaacaaaagaaatgattaaaaaaatgaaaaaagatgaagaattagaaaaagaaatgaaatt GAAAGAATTAATGAAACAAAATCcagaaaagaaacaaagaaaaaagaaaaagaaaag GTCAAGTAGTACAAGCTCTGAGTCTTCGTCATCttcatcatcgtcatcatcaAGTTCAAG TTCAGACAGTGATACTAGTTCTTCCTCAGACAGTGATTCAGACAgttcatcatcatcatcgtctTCCTCGTCGTCTTCATCAGATTCTAGTAGTGATGAAAGTGTCAAGAAACGCAGCAAAAAGAAGAAGAGGAGAAAATCAAGCTGA